One window from the genome of Cryptomeria japonica chromosome 6, Sugi_1.0, whole genome shotgun sequence encodes:
- the LOC131050981 gene encoding (R,S)-reticuline 7-O-methyltransferase — translation MAPPLTVAIPQVSEQEAQVDKLKLYDIMLGAAKPMAVRAAVLLNIPDIIAEASGSLTVEEIAAHIAEISSPPHIEYLFRLLRFLASQEVFTEIPHQEDFRQTRFGLTGISRLLVKGTRKGDVSVQNYVPYLLAFNNDITVKGWLHLHESVLQGGCAFSKAFGMSYWDYAAKNPEANKNFNEAMSCDTRAVMSSVLEIYEEGFKKINSLVDIGGGVGSALSIIVEKYKHIRGINFDLPHVIASALPIPGVEHVSGNMFEHIPSADAIFIKWVLHDWDDDDCIKVLRRCYEATPANGKVIIVDALVVEAKKDEYNKNLQRGVGLEFDMGMMLYCSGGKERTEMEFKQIFVKAGFKSYTIFKLPSIQTVFEVSKF, via the exons ATGGCTCCTCCACTTACAGTTGCAATTCCCCAGGTTTCTGAACAAGAAGCCCAAGTGGATAAGCTAAAACTGTATGACATAATGCTGGGCGCAGCTAAGCCCATGGCTGTGAGAGCTGCTGTTTTGCTGAATATTCCGGACATAATTGCTGAGGCTTCAGGCTCTCTTACCGTAGAAGAAATTGCTGCTCATATAGCTGAAATTTCTAGCCCCCCTCACATAGAATATCTGTTTCGTCTTCTGAGATTTCTAGCCTCCCAGGAAGTCTTTACTGAGATCCCACACCAGGAGGACTTCAGGCAAACTAGGTTTGGCCTCACAGGGATTTCTAGATTACTTGTTAAGGGAACAAGAAAAGGAGATGTATCGGTGCAAAACTATGTTCCATATTTGTTGGCATTCAACAATGATATTACCGTAAAGGGATGGCTGCATCTGCATGAATCTGTGTTACAAGGCGGCTGTGCCTTCAGTAAGGCTTTTGGTATGAGTTATTGGGATTACGCTGCAAAGAATCCTGAAGCCAACAAGAATTTTAACGAGGCCATGTCCTGTGACACTCGTGCTGTCATGTCTAGTGTTCTGGAGATTTATGAGGAGGGATTTAAGAAGATAAATTCTTTGGTTGATATTGGAGGAGGTGTAGGTTCTGCCTTGTCCATTATTGTGGAGAAGTACAAACACATTAGAGGAATTAATTTTGACTTGCCTCATGTCATTGCTTCTGCACTTCCTATCCCTG GAGTAGAACATGTGAGTGGCAATATGTTTGAACATATTCCATCAGCTGATGCAATCTTTATCAAG TGGGTTTTGCATGATTGGGATGATGATGATTGTATAAAAGTGTTGAGGAGGTGCTATGAGGCTACACCAGCAAATGGAAAAGTTATAATCGTTGATGCCCTTGTTGTTGAAGCAAAAAAAGATGAATATAATAAAAATCTTCAAAGGGGAGTGGGACTGGAATTTGATATGGGAATGATGCTATACTGTAGTGGTGGAAAGGAGCGGACAGAGATGGAATTCAAACAAATTTTTGTCAAAGCGGGTTTCAAAAGCTACACCATCTTCAAATTACCATCTATTCAAACAGTTTTTGAGGTTTCCAAATTCTAA